The stretch of DNA TGTTCTTATTAAAGGTCTTCTCGCCTACACGCTTACCTTTACTATTGAAAACATATGATGTCTTCTTAAAAGTAACCGTCTTAGCTAATTTTACGTTCTTGGCAGCGATGTACTTACCATGACCTAATGAGTAATATTTCTTACCCTTAATAGTCTTAGTACCGTAAACTTTAATGGTCTTACCCGTCTTAAAGTGGCCAGCTACCTTCTTACCCTTCTTGTTGTAAACTGATGATGATCTCTTAACTTCAGCTGCCTTCTTAACAGCTTTCTTAGCCTTCTTAGCAGCCACTACTACATTATTAGCACTTGGGTTAACATTTGAGACAAATGCTAAGCCGCCCAAAGCACTACCAGCAGCGATTGTAGTTACCAGTAAGTTACGAGCAGCTTTATGAAGCTTACCGTTTTTTAATGCTTTAGACACATCTTTTTGTAACTTTTTCTTAGAATTAAAATCCAATTTAGAGTCCTCCTAATTAAACTTATATATTACTTTAATAATACCCGCTTATTAAAAATTAATCAAGTAGTATTAGAGAGTTTTTGTTATTTAAAGCGTTACTTTTTGTTGCAACAAAAAGTAACGCTTTAAAGTCTTTTGCTAACAGGTGCAGTTATGCAGCATTAAGCTATTCAAGGCATTAGATGCACTTAAAGCTGAATTATCAAAGTTTAATCAACATTACAGCCCCATTTATTAAAGGATAACACTAACAGCAACTTTACTTACCAATCGATTACAGCAGTTTTATGAAGCTTACTGTTCTTTAGTGATCTGAATAGAACTTTTTGTAATTTTTTAAAAGCTTAAGTTTATATATTCATATAGAATTAACAATGATATTACTACACAAATATACATCATACCTGTTAATTTAAATTAATCAAGTCTATCCACTAAAAAACATTTATTTTCCAAAATAAAATAGTGTTTTTAAGCTGCTTATACGTGAATGATTTTTTATAATTTTTATTATGCTCACTAGCAAAATATCAAGATTACCATTTACCAAAGTCAAAATTTAGAACACAAAAAAAAGCGGAGGAAAATTCCTTCGCTTTTTCTATTTAATATTCAGAATTAACTAAAAGTTAGCAACCTTGATGTATTGCTTCTTACCAATTCTGTAGTAAGCTTGGCCATTCTTGAATGTGTATGAAGAACCGTAAGTAGTTACAGTTTGACCCTTCAAGTACTTCGTGTGACCAACACGCTTCTTGCTTGTCTTGTAAACATAAGCGTTGTGAGTCAAAGTACGGCTAGTACCATCGATGTTACCAACAAGAACATACTTGTTGTCACCGATCATGTAAGCTTCTTTACCGTTGTCAAGTTTAATCTTGTCACCGTAAACAGTTACATCAGTGTAAGCAGCAACATTAGCTGAAGCTGATTTACCAGTCTTGTCGTAAACCTTAGCTGCGTGCATAACAGTCTTAGTAACCTTGTTTTGAGGCTTGTAAGAACCATCGATGTACTTGGTTTCGATGAATTCGTTACCGTCCTTCTTGTTGATCCGAGTGTAGCTCTTACCATCAATAGTTACAGGAGCGCCGTAGTAAGCAACTTGAGTACCATCAGCAATAGATACACCATTTTCAGCAGTTACAGTGTTACCGTTGATTGTGTATACAGGAATGCTCATACCAGTTTCGTATTGAACAGTACTGTACTTAGCATCCTTAGCACCAACAGCTAACATGAAGGTAATCTTTGAAGTCAAACCAGCTGGGTTAGTTGCACTAACAACAACTGGGTACTTGCCGGCAACCTTGGTGTTAACCTTACTTGTATCAACTGTAGTTGCAATTGCAACATTAGTGCCATCATTAATCTTAGTAGTGAAAGCAGCTTGAATGTTCTTAATAATTGTGTCAGTTAATGGTGTGTTTACAGGTAAGTAGTTAAAACCAGCACCAGTAGTTGAGTTAAAGTCATAAGTTGAGCTGATTTCAACAGTATCATCGCCAGCCTTGTAAATTTGGTTACCATCTTTGTCTTTATCACCGATTAAACCAATTTGTGGGTAATCCTTGTTTGATGAAGCAATGGTGTGAACAGTAACTGGCAAAGTAGCAGTCTTACCGTTAGTTGCAATTGCATTAACCTTAACAACAAAGTCATTAGCAGGAGCAACAAAGTTACCCTTGTCGTCTACCTTAACATTAGCATCTTTCAATGCTGACTTGATAGAATTTTCAATTCCTTTAATAGAAACAGATGCAGCATTAGTACTTGAATCATCAACCTTTGCAACATATGCAGCATTGATCTTTGCAGCCAAGTCAGCAACTGTGTTAGCTGATTGAGTCAAGCTAACTTGACCAGATGTTACAGCTTGCTTTTCATTATTGCCGTAGAAGTAAGGGTTACCTTGCTTTGAAGCATCTGGAACAGTAAATGGGTCACTGGCAATGTTCTTAGCCTTCAAGTCATGACCATAAACACCATTACCATCTGAACCCTTATCACCGTTAAAGATGTACTTAGTAGTTGCTCCTACGCCATTAAGTACGACATTTTGAGCAACAGCAACATAAGTCTTACCAGCTTCAAGTTTAGCAACTGGCTTTGCGCCATCAGCAATGTTACCCTTATCATCACTTTCGTAGATATAAGCCATATCAACTTGGTTAGTTGAAGGGTTAACAGTACCAGTAACACTAGCAGTAACACCAGTAACGCCTGTACCTAATTGTGTTTCCAAGCTAGCTACAACAGCTGCTGCTGCATCACCATCTTTAAGAGCTGCTGCATTAGTTACGTTAACCTTAACAGTAACTTCTGATGCCTTACCATTATTAGTAACTGATCCGTTAGTAATTGGAATGCCTGCATTAGCAGGTGCATTAGTTGGGGTAGATGGTGCTTGGTTTGTAGCAGCTGAAACAGTTGCAACAGCACTTGCAGCAACTGGAGCAACAGCTAATAAAGCAGCTGCAGCAGCACTAACAATTCTATAATTTTTCTTCATGTGGTCTTCCTCCTTGTGTACATACAAAATCGTAATAGACTATAGGTTCAGTCGCATTGAGCCTACATTGTTACAACCCTCTTCGAGTCGGAATCATAAGTTTATAACTCTTATGAGGTAGCAGCTCCAACTGAAGAACGCGCATGCGTACAGGTTTGCGAACCTGAAGCATAGCTATTACTTACCACGCTTCATATTGTACTAACCTTTTGACTAAAATGCAAGGTGTTAAGCTATTTTACATACTTTTGTAATAAACGCTTTCACTAACTTTTTAAAAGTAAAAATTATAAAAATGTGATAAAGCCTTACATATCAAGAAAGTAGTGGATCTTTTTAATTAAAAAATTTAATTTATTGTCATCTTTGCCAGCTTATTTTACAAAATAATAACAAGATTATTTGAATTATGTCAGTTAAGTTATTAAAAAAGGGTATGCATCCCATTAATGCATACCCTTACCATTATTTGCGTTTAAACAGCTGCTTAATTACCCGAATTAATCTACCCAACTTGAGCAGGATTAGCAGGTTGCGTTGGCTTAGCTGCAGTATTCTCAGAATCATCAAGCAAATTAGTAACTGTCCGTTCAATATATGAAGCAGATTGAGGAACTTTATATAGCTCAACTCCCTCCTTGACGAAGACATCAGATGCCGCAATCATCGCCATTGCCGACTTAACACTAGCTGCATCTAAGTTGTCCTTTGCATCAGGCAGTGACAAGCTGCTGCGCTTGTTTGCACTATTTAAAAATACTAATTGTAATGTTTTTGTTGTTTTAGCCATTATTTCTTCTCCATTATCATAAATATCAAGTCGTTATTAGTTTTGCGTATCAGTCATTGGCAAGAGCTGCTTTTGTACTAAAGTGGCATCGTCCAAGTCATCCCCCTGCAGAGCAGCAAGTGCCTTACCAAAGTTAACTAATCCTGCAGTAGTTGCGTCCTTTTTAACGCCGCGAAAGATGCGAGACTTGCTACCTGTGGCGCCATATTTTTCATTCAAAAAGACATATTCAATTGATTGATCTACTAATTCTAAGTTCATAATGTTACCTTCCGTTGTGAATCAAATTTCGTTATTGTGTAATCGACCTGCGCGCTAGATGTCTTACACTATTACTAACGAATTGAAACTGAAAAATGTAACATTTTTATCAAAAAAATTTACACACTGAATAATTACCAACTAGCTATTATTTAGGGAGGCATTTTTTAATTAACGCATCCAAAAGTGGTCAAATAAGGGTTAAGCCATTATAATTAGAGTAACTACTAATAAGGAGGACAAAATCCTATTATGAAAAAAGCAACAATTTGGACAATTGTGGCTATCGCACTCGTCGCTCTTGGTGGCGGTGTCATCTATACCACGCAAAAGTCCAGTAATAATCAAGCTAATGCTGCCTACACTGAAGCAATGAATAACGGTCAAGATGCTGCAATTGACAAAGACTACGTTCGTGCCAGTCACGACTTTAATCAGGCTTTAGAAATTAAAAAGACAGCGCAAGCTGAGGCTGACAAAAAGCAAGCTGATAATATGCAAGCCGCAATCAGTGCTACTAAAGACGGCAAATATTCTACTGCTTTAAACGTAGCAACATCTGTCATTACTGAAAAAAATGGTTATTCTGTCTTAGCTAAACAAGGCCGCAAACTAAAAACCACCATTGCCAATGTTAAAGATAACTATGATCATGAACTTAAACCGCTTTTTGCTCAGGCACAAAAAGTCAAAAACAACGGCAGATACCCTGATGCTATTGCACAATACCAAAGAATTCTTGACCTGCCTTACATTAACGGCACGTATTACACCAAATACAAGACTAAAGCCAAAAAAGGCATTAAAACTTGTCAAAAATTAGCAAAAACAACTGATGCTGCAACTGCAGCTCAAGCCACTAAAGCTAGCGCCGCCCAAAAAGCTAAGGACGAAAATACTCACAATGCAGGCAAGGTTGGCGAAGGCGTGATGGGCGACCACACAGTTCATGGTAAAACTGTTACTGCCGAGCAAATTGCTGAATTACGCAAAAAGGTTAGCAGCTTAGGTTTTGATAGTAGTTCATGGAGTCCGCAAGACTTAATTGATCTATATCGCAAGTCTGGCCGTAACAATCCAACCGACATCACAAAAAAAGACATTCAAAATTACCTAAAGCCACAATAAATTATATGGTCAACACAACAACCAGTATTTGGGTAAAGATGGTCTTAAATAATTACTGCAATAGTTGCTTTTACCAGCTAAACTCGGTAAAATGACTATTGACTTTCACGTGTCCTATTTTTATTAAAGGAGTGTCCGCATTGACTGAAGAAGAAAATAACACTAAAGATACTGAACAAGAAAATGATGAACTTAAAGTTGTCATACCTGAAGCCAATTGGTCAACAATGCCACAAGAAGAATTTGCTGAGCAGCCTGACTACTTGCAGGTATTCACCGATTTTTACATTTCTCAATTCAATCAACGTGATCTAGAAATTATGGACTTGTACGATAATGATGCCAACATGGTTGATATCAACCATTACATCCTAGACAACATTAGTTTTTCACGTAAAGAATTGATTAGACATGCCTTGCAATATCACGCTAAGAATTTTCAAAGTTTAATTGATGAAATTACTAAGCAAGATAAGATTGAAGCAAGCAAAATGACGACATACAAGGATTGGGAAAATTGGTATGAAGATCGGCGTAATCACATCGACAATTCTTTATCATAATTTACTTGTACTATAGTTAAAAAAAGAACAAAATAGAAACTTAAAGAGAATGCCAACTTGACATTCTTTTTTACTTAAAAACAATACTATTTAGTCTATGGGAGTACATAATAACTATGGATCAAAAGAAAAAGCGTATTTCCGCTGCTGGATTGCTAATTACAATTGGGATTGTTTACGGTGACATCGGAACTAGTCCTCTTTACGTAATGAAATCCATCTTAACTGGAAATGGTGGTTTAGCCAGCGTCAATCGCGAATTAATTTTAGGTTCAATTTCATTAATTTTTTGGACAGTAACTTTATTGACTACTGTCAAGTACGTTATGATTGCACTTAATGCCACTAACCGTGGTGAAGGTGGAATTTTTGCGTTATACGCGCTAGTCCGCAAGCGCGCCAAATGGCTCGTTATTCCTGCCCTAGTTGGTGGTGCAGCACTATTAGCCGATGGGACTTTAACACCGGCAGTGACAGTTACAACCTCAATTGAAGGTTTGAAGAACATGAAGTTTGGTTCCAGTATTCCTGTTCCTAACCAAAACATAGTAATCATTATTACCATCATTATTCTACTATTGCTATTTTCGATTCAAATGCTTGGCACTAGCAGTATTGGTAAAGCCTTCGGCCCCATTATGTTTGTCTGGTTTACCTTTTTGGGTGCAATCGGCATTCTTAATATGACACACGATTGGTCGATTTTAGAAGCTTTGAATCCATTTTGGGCAATTAAAATTTTATTTAGTCCAGCTAATAAAGTTGGCATTTTTATCCTTGGTTCAATCTTTCTGGCAACTACTGGTGCCGAAGCTCTTTATTCAGATGTTGGCCATGTTGGTCAAGGCAATATTCGCGGTTCTTGGCCGTATGTCTTTATTTGTCTGGCATTAAATTATCTAGGACAAGGTGTCTGGATTTTACAAAATCCAAATTACCAAACACACGGAACAGAATTAAATCCATTCTTTGAAGCTGTCCCAGCTAATTTACGACTCTTTGCAATTGTTCTGGCAACAATTGCTGCCATTATCGCCTCACAAGCGTTGATTACCGGTTCATTCACCTTGGTTTCTGAAGCCAGCGGGTTAAAGTTTTTGCCGCGAATGAACATCGATTATCCGACAACTGAACATGGTCAGATTTACATTCCATCAGTGAATAAAATGATCTGTGTTGCCACAATTACGATTGTAATTTTCTTCCAAACTTCTGAACATATGGAAGCCGCTTATGGTCTATCAATCACAGTTACGATGTTAATGACAACATTATTGTTGTTTGAATATCTGGGAACTAAACATAGTCCCTTACTTCTCCGGTTAGGGTTCTTGTTAGTATTTGGCTTCATTGAAAGCATGTTCTTAATTTCTAGTTTGACCAAGTTCATGCATGGTGGTTACGTAACAGTCTTGATTGCCGGCTTTATCGGTGTAATCATGTTTATCTGGTATTTCGGTAACAAGGTACGGGACAAGCACGAAGGAGCTAACACCTATGTCCGTTTAGATGAATATACCGACATGCTGACAGACCTCAGTCATGATGATGATTTTCCAGTCTACGCCACTAACTTAGTTTACATGGCCAAAGTTAAATACAATAAATTTATTAAACGGGAAATTTTATATTCAATCTTGGATAAACGGCCCAAACGAGCTCATGCCTACTGGTTTGTTTCTGTCAATATCACTAACGAACCATTTACAGCCAAATATGCAGTCAACACCTATGGCACCAAGAATGTTATTAACGTTCAACTATTTTTAGGCTTTAAGAAGCAGACTAGTGTTAACGTCTATTTACGGCAAATCGTTCATGATTTAATTAAAGATGGCACAATTGAGGCTCAACCGCAAGACTATACAACAATGCCCGGACGTGAAGTTGGTGATTTCTCCTTTGTTATCGTTAACGACGTCGTTAGTCCCCTGACTAAGCTTAAGGGCTTTGAAAAATGGATTGTTCAAGCTCGAGTTTGGTTACAGAACCTATCATCTAATCCAGCAACTTGGTTTGGTTTGGAATATACCGATACAGTTGTTGAACGGGTACCGTTAATTTTAGGTAAACCTGAACGTAACCTGCATATCAAGCGAGTTGCCACACGCGATTATTCCCATCTCAAAAACGAAGAATTTCAAAATATTTAACGCTATACAAAAAGCGCTGTTCCTTTTGGAACAGCGCTTTTTTTGTAATTCATATAATTAAAAACTAAAATAACTAAAAATATAATAATATTACCAAATGTGTACGCGCTGAGCTGGATCAAGCCACATACCATCAGACGACTTTACATCAAAAACTTTATAAAAATCATCTTGGCACTGGATTTGAACATTGGCTCTCTCCGGACCCGGTGCGTGCACATCCACAGCTGTCTGGGTTTTAATTGATTCTGTCAATTGTTTATTAGCCCAAATACGTGCAAAGTTTTCAAATAATTTCTTTAAATCATCATTTTCATTCTTTGCAGCTTCAACTGCGGCCGTCAATCCACCTTGATCGGCAATGTTTTCTGAGACGATTTGCTTACCATTTAGTTTAACGGGACCATATTCAATTCCATCAAACAAGTCAATCTCAGCTTGTGTTCGTTTCTTGAACTCAGCGTAATCTTCTTTAGTCCACCAATTAGTCATGTTACCAAATTCATCAAATTGAGCACCATTATTATCGAAGGCATGTGATACTTCATGAGCAATAACTGAACCAATACCGCCAAAATTACTTGCTCTGTCTTGCTTCAAATCATAGAATGGTGACTGTAAAATTGCCGCTGGGAAAGTTAAATCATTTCTTTGCGGATCGTAGCAAGCATTAACCAGATTACCTGGCATTGCCCAAATCGTCCGGTCAACTTTCTTATGCAATTGTTCAATATTATACTTTTGCTCCTCAATAGCAAAGGCACGATCATTGGCATAAAGACTGCCACCCTGACTAGCTGGGATGACTTTAAATCTGTTATAAATTTCTTCAATCTTATCTGGATAACCAATTTTAAGTTCCAAAGCCTCTAACTTAACAATTGCCTTCTTCTTAGTGGCTTCTGATAACCAGCTATTCATCTGCAATCGTTCTTTATAAACATCGAGCATGCGGTTAATCATATCCTCGACGTCTTTTTTGGCATCTTCACCAAAGTAAGTCTGTCCATAGTAAACACCAACAACTTCACTAAATGCATTATTAGCAATGTGATAAGCCTGTTTTTCACCACTTGGCAATTTAGGCTGACCAGACAAAGCTTTACTAAATGGAAATGCTGCTTCACGAAATTCTTGTGACAAATCTGATGCAGCATCATTGATAAAGTTAACCAGCATCCAACCCTTGATTTCAGCAAAATTAGCTGAATTAATAATCTCATTAATATGATCAAGATACCGTGGTTCTTCAACAATAATTCGATCTGGTTCTTCGCCAATAACTTCCTTTAGGTAATACTTAATCTTAAAGTCAGTAAATTTAGCTTCAAAGTCAGTAATCTTCATCGGATTATAGCAAGCTGGATAATCGGCCCATTCTTCAGTCGATTTAACAACTTTAGCCAACTTAGCATCGAACTTAATCGCATCTGCAGCATACTTATCTGCAGCCGCAGCTTCAACACCAGCCATTTTAAGTAATTGCGCTGATTGCTGTTGCAAAATTCCCAATAATTTTGGTGCATCTGCAGTTTCATAAGTTGTCGTATCTGGCAAATACGTCCCTGGACCGGCAAAAGACAAAACATTAATCTTAGTATTTTTCATATCTGGCTCAACACTAAAACTAAACGGAATTGAAGCAAAAGTAGCCAAATCTGGTGCGTTCAAATTATAATCAGAAAAGTCTCTAATACCTTCAAGTAGCTTCAGATCAGATTGAATTGGAGCTGCACCATCTTCGTTACGTTTAGTAAAGTTCTTAGCCAATTGGTACAAAGCAACCGCCTTATCCATGTTAGGCACATCAGGAATTGCCTTTTGTCCTGAAGCAAAATCTGCAAAATCCTGCATTAAATGCTTCTCAACATTAACATCAATTCCATCAAATGATGCCATTCGTGAACGGTCAGACGGTATTTCTGTCTTCTCAAGCCATTCAGAATTAACAGACAAGTAGATATTATCTTGCGGCCGTGTACCGACTTTAGGCTCGATGACATTGCCACTGCCACCACGAACCATAACTTGTTTTTTCATTCAGGAAATCCTCCCAATATTTAATTAAAATTAAGCTAAATTAATAATAGCATTTTAATTAGATTTCAACTGTTAAAAATTTTTTACAAAATCATTCATATTATTTATAAGTTGTAATCTTTTTACTCAACTTTGCATGAAGCGGAATCAGTAAAATAATCATTAAGAAAATCCCTGCAGCAGCCACAATGAAAAACGGAATGTAACCCGCACGATCAATCATCATCCCACCAAATAATGGGCCAAAAGCCTGACCAATTCCACGAGCAACACTGATTTCACCTTGATATTTGCCTTTACTGGACAATGGCGATAATTCATTAATATATGCGGGGACAGCTGGAAAAGCAGTCGCCTCACCAAAAGTTAAAATTAACATCGACAAGGCAAAATGAACAAAATCCCGTGCAAAAATTAGGGTCACAAACGAAATAGCAAACATCAATGTCCCAAAAATTATCTGGTGAAATAAATTTTTAAATACATGCGGATAGCGCGCTAAAATAACCTGAATAATTACGATGACAGCACCATTCAAAGTCCAGAGTAAACTATACATATGAAATGGTATCCCTAATGAAACCATATAAACGGACAAGTTAGATTCCCAATTCATATACATTAACCACGTTACTGCCAATGACACTAAAAAACCAATCGTTAACAACAGATTATACTTTGGCATTGGCTGCATTTTAGGTCTTTCACCAGTTGCAACTGTTTCTGCCTGCCTTCTTTGGTGAAAGTTGATAATTGGTCGATAATTAATTGCCGCGTTGATTGCAGCAATTGCAAACAAACTTGCCGCAAGAATAAAGAGAAACTCAATTGAAAAGTCATACAAGTAACCAACTAACAGTGTTCCCGTAACCGTTCCTACATTTTGGGCAAAATAAATCAGATTAAAGACATAACGACCGGGATATTTCCTTAAACTCGTTGCAATTGAGTTAATTATCGTACCATTCCAGCCACTGATTAATCCAGTTAGTGTTAGCCACAACCAATAGGCTGGCCAACCATGAAAAAAGGCCATCAAGAACAAAACCAAGGCATCAAGTCCCAATCCTGCCACAATTAAAGGATAAGGATTATAGCGATCATAAAAACGCCCTGCCACTAAGGAGCCCAACACATTACTTGCACAGTTGCAAAACAGAACTACCCCAATCATCGAAAGGCTAATATGTAGTTGTTTATTTAAATACACCGAAGTTAACGGCCACACAAAGCTTGACCCAATCCACGTGGCCAATTCACCTAAAAGCAGCCAGCGTAATTTAACTTCCGTTTCATTCTTTGATCCATGTGTAAGTTTCATCTATTCAGCCCTTTCTATTAATATCCTAACTACCAGTTTAGCAAGAAGTATTAAAAAAGAACACCCCTTGGGCTAGAGGTGTTCTTTTTAAAGATTATTATGATATTATTCTTCCGACTTCTTACCAAAGAATTGACCCTTGTTTACTTGGTAAAACTTCTTGTAGCGGTCATAATAATTATGAAACATATACTTCATTAATAACCAGCGCTTAAAACTGCGATCCTTATCATAAAAGACCGTGGTGCCATAGCGACCCTCGTGAATTAGTTCTTCGGCAGTTTGCTTGGCTTCATTATTATAAGCATACTGCTTAAAAATCTTAACGGGAACACCCAACCACAGAATATGCTTGGACTTTAATTTGTTACCATAAACGGTTGCTTTTTCTTTCAGATTATCATATACGTAATCGTCAACGTACCACTTAGCTAAATTGTAGCCATTTAGAGTAACATAAAAACTTGACCGTCCTTGACGCAGGTTAATTTCAAAGAACTTATACTGGCCATCACGCTCATCGTACTTAATGTCAAAGTTAGCCATTCCTGTATAATTTAATTTCTCTAAGAAAGCTTCAACTTGCTCATATAATTTTTCATTATATTCCGGCAAAATCGCCATATAATTACCAATTGATTGCGGCGTCGGATCTTCCAATAACGGGTGACCCATACACATCATTTTAATATGGTGATCTTTGTCAACATAGGCATTCAAAACCCGCATATTAGAGTCATCCCCGGGGATAAAGTCTTGTAAAATCAGGTCAGCCTTGTAACCATTATTATAAATTTTACCAACAATATCCTTTAATTCCGCCTCATCATGAATAGTAAAGGCCTTTTTACGACCTTCAAAATGAACATCAAGCCATGAAACAGGATCTTCTGGTTTTAATTCAACAGGATAATTAAACGGGAAGTTAAGATAATCAGCAGCCTTAAAATCTGCCATGGTAATAATCTTAGTCTTAGGATATGGTAAGCCATATTCTTCTGCAATTTGATAGAAGCCTTCCTTAGAGATCAGTTTTTCCAACAAATCATAGTCAATATACGGTACCACAAAGACTTCTTGTAATTCATCCTTGTGCTTAGACAATAATTCAGCGTAGCCATCACCACAAGCAATCAAAATTACTGGCTCTTGATGATCGCGATACACCTGCATTTTCTCACGCATTACCGTCATAAAAGTTGGGTCTTCACTAAAGCCGTGGTGCAGCTCAACTTCGACTATTTTGGAATAACGCGTTGCGGCCAGTTGGCTATCAGCTAATGCCTTAACCTTAATTCCGTACGCCTCATTAAACGATCGTGCCATGCCGTAAACATTAATATCACTACCAAGTAAAATTGGCGTAAAATCTGGTTTCATTTTAAACTGCTCCTATTAAACTAACTTTCCTTGTTCAATTAAGCTAGCTACTTCTGGCTGCACGTGCTGGTACTTGGCAACTGTTCCTTCATAATCAACAAAGAATAATTTATACCAAACAAGGAATGTGTAAATTGTCCAAATTTGGCGACGGTGTGAACCATCACCCTTGTAGTTTTCATCAAGCAATTTTAAGATTTTGTCCTGCTCAAAAATATCACTGACAAAGTCTTCGCTGAACATTTCCCGAACTTGCTTATCAAAGCGTGGTTCCTGCAGCCATTCCTTAATTGGCGTTGGAAAACCTAATTTTGGTCGTTTGGCCCACTCATCTGGTAAAACTTTTTCTGCAGCCTTACGCAAAGCATACTTAGTATCGTGCTTATTAACCAAATACTCAGTTGGAATGGAGTTAGCCCGTTCCGCAATTTTACGGTCAAGATACGGTACACGTAATTCTAGTGAGTGTGCCATCGAAATTTTATCAGCTTTTTGTTCAATGTCGTTAAGCATAAAGTGATGCAAATCAATGTACTGCATCTGCCGCACATTATCAAGATCTTTAACTTTCTTGAAATCTGATTGATAGATACTATTCACTGTTAACTTATTACGGTAAGACGGCTTTAAAATACTATTAGCATCTTGAGATGTAAAAATCGTCGGATAATCCATATCATAAATTACAGATTGACCCACATAAAATTCACTTGGCTCAGCCAAATTAGTATACAAATGCACTTTGCCAGGAAAATGTGGCAGCTTCTTAATGGTATGTGCCAGCTTTACTTTGGTCTTCTTCGGTAATTTAGTCAATCCTGATGTGAACACTTTAATTACACTGTTATGCGTGTGCATCCCGTAATTGACATAACCAGCAAATAATTCATCAGCACCCTCACCTGATAAGACAACTGTGACATGTTTACGCGCCATTTTACACAAATACCACAGTGGAATAATTGACGGGTTAGCATCCGGCTCATCCATATG from Lactobacillus sp. ESL0785 encodes:
- a CDS encoding SLAP domain-containing protein, whose amino-acid sequence is MKKNYRIVSAAAAALLAVAPVAASAVATVSAATNQAPSTPTNAPANAGIPITNGSVTNNGKASEVTVKVNVTNAAALKDGDAAAAVVASLETQLGTGVTGVTASVTGTVNPSTNQVDMAYIYESDDKGNIADGAKPVAKLEAGKTYVAVAQNVVLNGVGATTKYIFNGDKGSDGNGVYGHDLKAKNIASDPFTVPDASKQGNPYFYGNNEKQAVTSGQVSLTQSANTVADLAAKINAAYVAKVDDSSTNAASVSIKGIENSIKSALKDANVKVDDKGNFVAPANDFVVKVNAIATNGKTATLPVTVHTIASSNKDYPQIGLIGDKDKDGNQIYKAGDDTVEISSTYDFNSTTGAGFNYLPVNTPLTDTIIKNIQAAFTTKINDGTNVAIATTVDTSKVNTKVAGKYPVVVSATNPAGLTSKITFMLAVGAKDAKYSTVQYETGMSIPVYTINGNTVTAENGVSIADGTQVAYYGAPVTIDGKSYTRINKKDGNEFIETKYIDGSYKPQNKVTKTVMHAAKVYDKTGKSASANVAAYTDVTVYGDKIKLDNGKEAYMIGDNKYVLVGNIDGTSRTLTHNAYVYKTSKKRVGHTKYLKGQTVTTYGSSYTFKNGQAYYRIGKKQYIKVANF
- a CDS encoding DUF2922 domain-containing protein; this translates as MAKTTKTLQLVFLNSANKRSSLSLPDAKDNLDAASVKSAMAMIAASDVFVKEGVELYKVPQSASYIERTVTNLLDDSENTAAKPTQPANPAQVG
- a CDS encoding DUF1659 domain-containing protein, translating into MNLELVDQSIEYVFLNEKYGATGSKSRIFRGVKKDATTAGLVNFGKALAALQGDDLDDATLVQKQLLPMTDTQN
- a CDS encoding M13 family metallopeptidase — encoded protein: MKKQVMVRGGSGNVIEPKVGTRPQDNIYLSVNSEWLEKTEIPSDRSRMASFDGIDVNVEKHLMQDFADFASGQKAIPDVPNMDKAVALYQLAKNFTKRNEDGAAPIQSDLKLLEGIRDFSDYNLNAPDLATFASIPFSFSVEPDMKNTKINVLSFAGPGTYLPDTTTYETADAPKLLGILQQQSAQLLKMAGVEAAAADKYAADAIKFDAKLAKVVKSTEEWADYPACYNPMKITDFEAKFTDFKIKYYLKEVIGEEPDRIIVEEPRYLDHINEIINSANFAEIKGWMLVNFINDAASDLSQEFREAAFPFSKALSGQPKLPSGEKQAYHIANNAFSEVVGVYYGQTYFGEDAKKDVEDMINRMLDVYKERLQMNSWLSEATKKKAIVKLEALELKIGYPDKIEEIYNRFKVIPASQGGSLYANDRAFAIEEQKYNIEQLHKKVDRTIWAMPGNLVNACYDPQRNDLTFPAAILQSPFYDLKQDRASNFGGIGSVIAHEVSHAFDNNGAQFDEFGNMTNWWTKEDYAEFKKRTQAEIDLFDGIEYGPVKLNGKQIVSENIADQGGLTAAVEAAKNENDDLKKLFENFARIWANKQLTESIKTQTAVDVHAPGPERANVQIQCQDDFYKVFDVKSSDGMWLDPAQRVHIW
- a CDS encoding KUP/HAK/KT family potassium transporter, whose product is MDQKKKRISAAGLLITIGIVYGDIGTSPLYVMKSILTGNGGLASVNRELILGSISLIFWTVTLLTTVKYVMIALNATNRGEGGIFALYALVRKRAKWLVIPALVGGAALLADGTLTPAVTVTTSIEGLKNMKFGSSIPVPNQNIVIIITIIILLLLFSIQMLGTSSIGKAFGPIMFVWFTFLGAIGILNMTHDWSILEALNPFWAIKILFSPANKVGIFILGSIFLATTGAEALYSDVGHVGQGNIRGSWPYVFICLALNYLGQGVWILQNPNYQTHGTELNPFFEAVPANLRLFAIVLATIAAIIASQALITGSFTLVSEASGLKFLPRMNIDYPTTEHGQIYIPSVNKMICVATITIVIFFQTSEHMEAAYGLSITVTMLMTTLLLFEYLGTKHSPLLLRLGFLLVFGFIESMFLISSLTKFMHGGYVTVLIAGFIGVIMFIWYFGNKVRDKHEGANTYVRLDEYTDMLTDLSHDDDFPVYATNLVYMAKVKYNKFIKREILYSILDKRPKRAHAYWFVSVNITNEPFTAKYAVNTYGTKNVINVQLFLGFKKQTSVNVYLRQIVHDLIKDGTIEAQPQDYTTMPGREVGDFSFVIVNDVVSPLTKLKGFEKWIVQARVWLQNLSSNPATWFGLEYTDTVVERVPLILGKPERNLHIKRVATRDYSHLKNEEFQNI